A region from the Medicago truncatula cultivar Jemalong A17 chromosome 6, MtrunA17r5.0-ANR, whole genome shotgun sequence genome encodes:
- the LOC112418334 gene encoding uncharacterized protein gives MGTFDLIQLSRQGPKYHNEMIIAALYFWNPSTNSLHLKCGMLTPTLLDVAGLVGLKPIGQIFDPDTHSSEISFDFSRPAYGNFIIDHHDTSSTTMSDQEHIAFLTYWLSMYIFCSRSIQIPKKFTTLAIQFHEGRDICLSRLILGSLYESLNHAVSSIKDFQPGSSLIIPGPIWLFQLWLLATFRTKLAVHLPPALSKAYDNRSIEGLGLAMLQYGNRSSPDLFAVAYNAFLGCTSFTPSMAPFTTRSHGPSWFTVGFPTDSSEEEVDINAIWEAYLTPTFLSSRVTAGSPYGVYGYQPNHVAKQFGLVQIKPSSLYKCLDDLRQPLIEHVWRSTLRRAQRQKLIFEPKPFTSSFACTEAFYRWLQCYFKRHSNCIDPDTLLPEMILDFHTKNIQISSLLYLNKRGYLSALCLWLVALPLASEEVEYVEEDSSRKTSRSKSDKTAHKKKSSKTDKKKKSEKPSKGKQARTVEDEVEISPDAIERPAVSQPIKPNESRKKRKHDSPAIEIAVIEETLGQPSPKKIKTHKDSNPNSAHSCVGDNASKAMQIDIPQHAQVGQAEASPIAEEDEGVETSVPTPDMEITSPSQIVVESSDRQGEVPERGSDVEAELDADQFIVIPREDPIAENPPLTHTPEST, from the exons ATGGGAACTTTTGATCTTATTCAGTTATCCCGTCAGGGACCAAAATATCATAATGAGATGATAATTGCTGCCCTTTATTTCTGGAACCCTTCAACCAATAGTCTTCATTTAAAATGCGGAATGCTGACTCCCACTTTGCTAGATGTTGCTGGTCTAGTTGGTTTGAAACCTATAGGCCAGATTTTCGATCCTGATACCCATTCTTCGGAGATATCTTTCGATTTCTCGAGACCCGCCTATGGTAATTTCATCATCGATCACCACGACACTTCTAGTACCACAATGTCTGATCAGGAGCATATTGCTTTCCTGACTTATTGGCTGTCTATGTACATTTTCTGCTCAAGATCGATTCAGATTCCCAAGAAATTTACAACCTTAGCAATCCAATTCCATGAAGGGAGGGATATATGCCTAAGTAGGCTTATCTTAGGATCTCTATACGAGAGTTTGAACCATGCAGTATCCAGCATAAAGGATTTCCAACCTGGTAGCAGTCTCATCATTCCTGGCCCTATCTGGTTGTTTCAATTGTGGCTTCTGGCCACTTTCAGAACAAAGTTGGCAGTTCACCTGCCCCCTGCTCTTTCGAAAGCTTATGATAATAGGTCAATCGAAGGTCTAGGTTTGGCTATGCTTCAGTATGGAAATAGGAGTTCTCCGGATTTGTTTGCAGTGGCTTACAACGCCTTCTTAGGCTGCACATCCTTCACACCTTCGATGGCTCCCTTCACTACTAGATCTCATGGGCCTTCATGGTTTACAGTAGGATTCCCAACTGATTCTAGTGAAGAAGAAGTAGATATCAATGCCATCTGGGAAGCTTACCTTACCCCCACCTTTCTGTCCAGTCGAGTGACTGCTGGAAGCCCATACGGCGTGTACGGCTATCAACCTAACCATGTGGCTAAGCAATTTGGCTTAGTTCAAATCAAGCCAAGTTCATTGTACAAGTGTTTAGATGATTTGAGGCAACCTCTCATAGAGCATGTCTGGAGGTCTACCCTGCGTCGGGCTCAACGGCAAAAGCTTATTTTTGAACCCAAACCATTTACTTCATCTTTTGCATGCACGGAAGCATTCTATCGATGGTTGCAGTGCTATTTTAAGCGCCACTCCAATTGTATAGATCCTGACACTTTGCTTCCTGAAATGATTCTTGATTTTCACACT AAAAACATCCAAATTTCGAGTCTATTATATTTGAATAAAAGAGGATACTTATCTGCTTTGTGTTTGTGGCTAGTAGCACTTCCTTTGGCTTCAGAGGAAGTAGAGTATGTTGAAGAAGATAGCTCTCGAAAGACATCCAGGTCGAAATCTGATAAGACTGCTCACAAGAAGAAATCTTCAAAAACGGACAAAAAGAAGAAGTCCGAAAAACCTTCCAAAGGAAAGCAAGCCCGCACTGTCGAAGATGAG GTTGAAATTTCTCCTGATGCTATTGAAAGACCTGCTGTCTCTCAGCCTATCAAACCGAATGAGAGTCGTAAAAAGAGAAAACATGATTCTCCGGCCATCGAGATAGCTGTAATAGAAGAAACTTTGGGTCAACCTAGCCCCAAGAAGATAAAAACCCACAAGGATTCGAATCCCAACAGTGCTCATTCTTGCGTTGGTGACAACGCTTCAAAG GCCATGCAAATTGATATTCCCCAACACGCTCAAGTTGGTCAAGCAGAGGCTTCACCTATTGCTGAAGAGGATGAAGGTGTCGAAACCAGCGTTCCTACACCTGATATGGAGATCACTTCTCCTAGTCAAATTGTGGTTGAGTCAAGTGATCGCCAGGGTGAAGTGCCTGAAAGAGGTAGTGACGTCGAAGCGGAACTCGATGCAGACCAATTTATCGTCATTCCTAGAGAAGATCCCATCGCTGAAAACCCTCCACTCACTCATACCCCGGAGTCAACATGA